A single genomic interval of Arthrobacter methylotrophus harbors:
- the pth gene encoding aminoacyl-tRNA hydrolase, whose translation MTDTWLIVGLGNPGAEYSHNRHNVGQMALDELASRVGGSFKAHKARAQVVEGRLGIGGPRVVLAKPMSYMNVSGGPVSGLAKFFDISPDHVIAVHDEIDIPFNTIRLKIGGGEGGHNGLRDISKALATKDYLRVRVGVGRPPGRMDTADYVLRDFGPAEKKELPFLLDEAADAVELLVTEGLLAAQQKFHPVKA comes from the coding sequence ATGACTGACACCTGGCTGATCGTAGGCCTTGGCAATCCCGGCGCTGAATACAGCCACAATCGCCACAACGTCGGCCAAATGGCGCTGGACGAACTTGCCTCGCGCGTGGGTGGAAGCTTCAAAGCCCACAAAGCCCGGGCCCAGGTTGTCGAGGGAAGGCTCGGGATCGGCGGCCCGCGTGTGGTTCTCGCGAAGCCGATGAGCTACATGAATGTTTCCGGGGGCCCCGTTTCCGGCTTGGCCAAGTTCTTTGATATCTCCCCGGATCACGTGATTGCCGTCCATGACGAAATTGACATCCCATTCAACACCATTAGGTTGAAGATCGGCGGAGGGGAAGGCGGGCACAACGGCCTGCGGGATATCTCCAAGGCTTTGGCGACCAAGGACTACTTGCGCGTCCGCGTGGGCGTCGGCAGGCCACCGGGGAGAATGGACACCGCGGATTACGTCCTCAGGGATTTTGGACCCGCCGAAAAGAAAGAGCTGCCCTTTCTCTTGGATGAGGCGGCGGATGCCGTTGAACTATTGGTGACTGAGGGTTTGCTTGCTGCCCAGCAGAAGTTCCACCCGGTCAAGGCCTAG
- a CDS encoding 50S ribosomal protein L25/general stress protein Ctc, whose product MSEQKLVAELRTEFGKGFARRARAAGQIPAVIYGHGAEPIHINLPGRATTLAVRVSNALLSLDINGEEHLALVKDIQRDPIKQIIEHIDLLTVRTGEKVTVDVAVHVIGEAAIGAVANQEATTVSLEAEATHLPTFVEISIEGRKAGEHVHASDIVLPSGSELLTDPETLIIHISEATSEAEAEAAPAE is encoded by the coding sequence ATGTCTGAGCAGAAGCTCGTAGCGGAACTGCGCACCGAATTCGGCAAGGGTTTCGCCCGCCGGGCCCGTGCAGCCGGCCAGATCCCGGCCGTCATCTACGGTCACGGTGCAGAGCCGATCCACATCAACCTCCCGGGCCGCGCCACCACCCTGGCCGTCCGTGTTTCCAACGCCCTGTTGTCCCTTGACATCAACGGCGAAGAACACCTGGCCCTGGTGAAGGACATCCAGCGCGACCCGATCAAGCAGATCATCGAGCACATCGACCTCCTGACCGTCCGCACAGGCGAGAAGGTTACCGTTGACGTGGCCGTCCACGTGATCGGCGAAGCTGCCATTGGCGCGGTCGCCAACCAGGAAGCCACCACGGTTTCCCTCGAAGCCGAGGCCACGCACCTGCCGACCTTCGTCGAAATCAGCATCGAAGGCCGCAAGGCCGGCGAGCACGTCCACGCCTCGGACATCGTCCTGCCGAGCGGCTCCGAGCTGCTGACCGATCCCGAGACGCTCATCATCCATATCTCGGAGGCCACCTCGGAAGCCGAGGCAGAGGCAGCTCCTGCTGAGTAG
- a CDS encoding ribose-phosphate diphosphokinase, whose protein sequence is MSEITAHGEKKLVLAAGRAHPELAQEIAKELETELLPIDAYDFANGEIYVRSAESVRGTDAFVIQAHPAPLNNWLMEQLIMIDSLKRASAKRITVVSPFYPYSRQDKKGRGREPISARLVADLYKTAGADRIMSVDLHTSQIQGFFDGPVDHLMAIPLLADYIRTRVEADNITVVSPDTGRVRVAEQWAERLGGAPLAFVHKSRDLTVPNQAVSKTVVGQIEGRTCVLIDDMIDTGGTISGAVQVLKNAGAKDVIIACTHAVFSEPAAQRLADSGAREVVVTNTLPIPADKRFPQLTVLSIAPLIARAIREVFDDGSVTSLFDGNA, encoded by the coding sequence ATGAGCGAAATCACCGCACACGGCGAGAAGAAACTAGTTCTCGCCGCCGGACGGGCGCACCCCGAGCTGGCGCAGGAAATCGCCAAGGAACTGGAAACAGAACTCCTGCCTATTGACGCCTACGACTTCGCCAACGGGGAAATTTACGTTCGCTCGGCGGAGAGCGTCCGGGGCACCGACGCGTTCGTTATCCAGGCGCACCCGGCCCCGTTGAATAACTGGCTCATGGAGCAATTGATCATGATCGACTCCCTGAAGCGGGCCTCGGCAAAGCGGATCACGGTTGTTTCGCCGTTTTACCCCTACTCCCGTCAGGACAAGAAGGGCCGCGGCCGCGAGCCGATCTCGGCCCGATTGGTGGCGGACCTCTACAAGACAGCCGGCGCTGACCGCATCATGTCTGTGGACCTGCATACATCCCAGATCCAGGGGTTCTTCGACGGACCGGTGGACCACCTCATGGCCATTCCGCTGCTTGCCGATTACATTCGGACCAGGGTTGAAGCCGACAATATCACCGTTGTTTCGCCGGATACCGGCCGCGTCCGCGTGGCGGAGCAGTGGGCCGAGCGCCTGGGCGGCGCGCCTTTGGCCTTCGTCCACAAGAGCCGCGACCTCACGGTGCCGAACCAGGCTGTCTCGAAGACCGTCGTCGGGCAGATCGAAGGCCGCACGTGCGTCCTGATCGACGACATGATCGACACCGGCGGAACGATCTCCGGCGCCGTCCAGGTCCTCAAGAATGCCGGTGCCAAGGACGTCATCATCGCGTGCACCCATGCGGTGTTCTCCGAACCGGCGGCGCAGCGCTTGGCCGATTCGGGTGCCCGCGAGGTTGTTGTCACCAATACGCTGCCGATTCCGGCCGACAAGCGCTTCCCGCAGCTCACTGTGCTGTCGATCGCACCGTTGATTGCGCGCGCCATCCGCGAAGTGTTCGACGACGGTTCCGTCACGAGCCTCTTCGACGGCAACGCCTAG
- the glmU gene encoding bifunctional UDP-N-acetylglucosamine diphosphorylase/glucosamine-1-phosphate N-acetyltransferase GlmU: MSPDTTGPAAVIVLAAGAGTRMKSRTPKILHEIGGRSMVAHALLAARSIDPQQLALVVRHERDLVAAHIELIDPEAVIVDQDDVPGTGRAVEVALDALDAKAELSGTVVVTYGDVPLLTGSLLSELVATHESEGNAVTVLTAILDDANGYGRILRAEDGTVLGIREHKDASDAERSIREVNSGIYAFEAGVLRSQLRKVTTENIQREKYLTDVLALARDAGGRVSAVVTEDRWQVEGANDRIQLAALGAEHNRRIVEAWMRAGVTVVDPATTWIDSTVTLDEDVRLLPNTQLHGATTVARDAVVGPDTTLTDVSVGEGAKVTRTHGSGSTIGARASVGPFTYLRPGTVLGDTGKIGAFYETKNVTIGRGSKLSHLGYAGDAEIGEDTNIGCGNITANYDGEKKHRTVIGSGVRTGSNTVFVAPVTVGDGAYSGAGAIIRKDVPAGALTLSIAPQRNSEGWVVANRQGSNSAQLAQAAQAAQRSATPDSPSIPATTEQGTQA, translated from the coding sequence GTGAGCCCCGATACTACTGGCCCCGCCGCAGTGATCGTCCTAGCCGCCGGAGCCGGTACGCGCATGAAGTCGCGGACTCCCAAAATTCTCCACGAAATCGGAGGACGCTCGATGGTGGCGCATGCCCTCCTCGCTGCGCGTTCCATCGATCCCCAGCAGCTTGCCTTGGTGGTTCGCCACGAGCGGGACCTCGTCGCCGCGCACATCGAACTGATCGATCCCGAGGCCGTCATCGTGGACCAGGACGATGTTCCCGGAACCGGGCGCGCCGTGGAGGTCGCCCTTGACGCCTTGGACGCCAAGGCCGAGCTCAGTGGCACAGTGGTTGTCACGTACGGCGATGTGCCCTTGCTTACCGGCTCCCTGCTGTCCGAACTCGTCGCCACGCACGAATCCGAAGGCAATGCCGTGACGGTCTTGACCGCGATCCTCGATGATGCCAATGGCTACGGCCGCATCCTTCGTGCCGAAGACGGCACCGTGCTGGGCATCCGCGAACACAAAGACGCGAGCGACGCCGAGCGTTCCATCCGCGAGGTTAACTCAGGTATCTACGCTTTTGAGGCGGGAGTACTCCGTTCCCAGCTGCGCAAAGTGACTACCGAGAACATCCAGCGCGAAAAGTACCTGACCGACGTCCTCGCCTTGGCGCGCGACGCCGGAGGCCGGGTTTCCGCCGTCGTTACCGAGGACCGCTGGCAAGTGGAAGGCGCTAACGACCGGATCCAGCTCGCCGCGCTCGGCGCCGAGCACAATCGCCGCATCGTCGAAGCCTGGATGCGTGCCGGCGTCACGGTCGTCGACCCGGCCACCACCTGGATCGATTCCACAGTCACCCTGGACGAAGACGTCCGCCTCCTGCCCAACACGCAGCTTCACGGCGCCACTACCGTGGCCCGGGACGCCGTCGTCGGCCCTGACACGACCCTCACCGATGTATCGGTGGGCGAAGGCGCGAAAGTGACCCGGACGCACGGCTCAGGGTCCACCATCGGGGCCAGGGCCAGCGTGGGTCCGTTCACCTACCTGCGCCCGGGTACGGTCCTGGGGGATACCGGCAAGATCGGGGCCTTCTACGAAACCAAGAACGTGACGATCGGCCGTGGCTCCAAGTTGTCCCACCTCGGCTACGCCGGCGACGCCGAGATCGGCGAGGACACCAACATCGGCTGCGGCAACATCACGGCCAACTACGACGGCGAGAAGAAGCACCGCACGGTGATCGGCTCCGGGGTGCGGACCGGTTCCAACACCGTCTTTGTTGCCCCCGTGACGGTGGGCGACGGCGCGTACAGCGGTGCCGGCGCCATCATCCGCAAGGACGTTCCCGCCGGAGCCCTCACCCTGAGTATCGCCCCCCAGCGCAATTCCGAAGGCTGGGTCGTTGCCAACCGCCAGGGCAGCAACTCTGCCCAGCTGGCGCAGGCTGCGCAAGCCGCGCAACGCTCTGCCACCCCCGATTCCCCAAGTATTCCGGCAACCACAGAACAGGGCACACAGGCATGA